The following are encoded in a window of Streptomyces griseiscabiei genomic DNA:
- a CDS encoding ROK family glucokinase: MSTYRDFTHRGSARATVLRTVGTRERRSHLTAPRVPTVGIDIGGTKVMAGVVDADGNILEKLRTETPDKSKSPQVVEDTITELVLDLSDRHDVHAVGIGAAGWVDADRNRVLFAPHLSWRNEPLRDRLAGRLAVPVLVDNDANAAAWAEWRFGAGRDEDHLVMITLGTGIGGAILEDGQVKRGKFGVAGEFGHMQVVPGGHRCPCGNRGCWEQYSSGNALVREARELAAADSPVAYGIIEHVKGNIGDITGPMITELARDGDAMCIELLQDIGQWLGVGIANLAAALDPSCFVIGGGVSAADDLLIGPARDAFRRHLTGRGYRPEARIARAQLGPEAGMVGAADLARLVARRFRRANRRRVERYERYARYVEARRTTQDSA, from the coding sequence ATGAGCACTTACCGCGACTTCACCCACCGCGGCTCCGCGCGGGCCACCGTCCTGCGGACCGTGGGAACGCGCGAGCGCCGCTCCCATCTGACGGCCCCCCGCGTCCCCACCGTCGGCATCGACATCGGCGGCACGAAGGTGATGGCGGGCGTCGTGGACGCCGACGGCAACATCCTGGAGAAGCTCCGCACGGAGACCCCGGACAAGTCGAAGAGCCCCCAGGTCGTCGAGGACACCATCACCGAACTGGTCCTGGACCTCTCCGACCGGCACGATGTGCACGCCGTCGGCATCGGTGCCGCCGGCTGGGTGGACGCGGACCGCAACCGCGTACTGTTCGCTCCCCATCTGTCCTGGCGCAACGAGCCGCTGCGCGACCGCCTCGCCGGCCGTCTGGCCGTGCCCGTGCTGGTCGACAACGACGCCAACGCCGCCGCCTGGGCCGAGTGGCGCTTCGGCGCCGGCCGCGACGAGGACCACCTGGTCATGATCACGCTCGGCACCGGCATCGGCGGCGCGATCCTGGAGGACGGCCAGGTCAAGCGCGGCAAGTTCGGCGTCGCGGGCGAGTTCGGCCATATGCAGGTGGTGCCCGGCGGCCACCGCTGCCCGTGCGGCAACCGCGGCTGCTGGGAGCAGTACAGCTCCGGGAACGCCCTGGTCAGAGAGGCCCGCGAGCTGGCCGCGGCCGACTCCCCGGTGGCATACGGGATCATCGAGCACGTCAAGGGGAACATCGGCGACATCACCGGCCCGATGATCACCGAGCTGGCCCGCGACGGCGACGCGATGTGCATCGAACTGCTCCAGGACATCGGCCAGTGGCTCGGCGTCGGCATCGCCAACCTGGCCGCCGCCCTCGACCCGTCCTGCTTCGTCATCGGCGGCGGTGTCTCGGCCGCCGACGACCTGCTGATCGGCCCCGCCCGGGACGCCTTCCGCCGCCACCTCACCGGCCGCGGCTACCGCCCCGAGGCCCGCATCGCACGCGCCCAGCTCGGACCCGAGGCCGGCATGGTGGGAGCCGCCGACCTCGCCCGGCTCGTCGCCCGCCGCTTCCGCCGCGCCAACCGGCGCAGAGTCGAGCGGTACGAGCGCTACGCGCGGTACGTGGAGGCCCGCCGCACCACCCAGGACTCCGCGTGA
- a CDS encoding Gfo/Idh/MocA family oxidoreductase — translation MRIGLIGAGRIGTFHATTLSRHRDVGSLIITDVDTTRAHDLADRLGETVAPGVDEIFTWGVDAVVITAATSAHGELIGRAARSGLPVFCEKPVAVDLPGTLAALTEVDAAGTVLQMGFQRRFDSGYVTAREAVRAGRLGRLHTVRALTADQTPPPAAYLPVSGGIYRDTLIHDFDIVRWVTGREVATVYATGSDVGHPMFREAHDLDTAAALLTLEDGTLVTATAARVNGAGYDVRLELAGELDTVVVGLDDRTPVASTEPSGPPPADKPWTGFLERFAAAYEAEIAAFVEVVRGERANPCDGREALQALRVAEACEVSRREHRPVNLGEIAGGRE, via the coding sequence ATGCGCATCGGACTCATCGGGGCGGGTCGCATCGGGACGTTCCACGCGACCACCCTCAGCCGCCACCGTGATGTCGGCTCTCTGATCATCACGGACGTCGACACGACTCGGGCCCATGACCTCGCGGACCGCCTCGGCGAGACGGTGGCGCCGGGGGTGGACGAGATCTTCACCTGGGGTGTGGACGCCGTGGTGATAACGGCCGCGACGTCGGCCCACGGCGAACTGATCGGTCGGGCAGCACGCTCGGGACTGCCGGTCTTCTGCGAGAAACCCGTCGCCGTGGACCTGCCGGGCACGTTAGCGGCGCTGACCGAGGTCGACGCGGCCGGGACGGTGCTGCAGATGGGCTTCCAGCGGCGCTTCGACTCCGGCTATGTCACCGCGCGGGAGGCGGTGCGCGCGGGCCGGCTCGGGCGGCTGCACACCGTACGGGCGCTGACGGCCGACCAGACACCGCCGCCCGCCGCGTATCTCCCGGTCTCCGGCGGGATCTACCGGGACACCCTGATCCATGACTTCGACATCGTGCGGTGGGTGACCGGGCGCGAGGTCGCCACGGTCTACGCGACCGGGTCGGACGTCGGGCATCCGATGTTCCGGGAGGCGCACGACCTCGACACGGCCGCCGCCCTGCTCACGCTGGAGGACGGCACGCTGGTCACGGCCACGGCGGCGCGGGTGAACGGGGCCGGGTACGACGTGCGGCTGGAGCTGGCCGGGGAGCTGGACACCGTGGTGGTCGGGCTGGACGACCGTACGCCGGTGGCGTCCACCGAGCCGAGCGGGCCGCCGCCGGCGGACAAGCCGTGGACCGGGTTCCTGGAGCGGTTCGCCGCGGCGTACGAGGCGGAGATCGCGGCGTTCGTGGAGGTGGTGCGGGGGGAGCGGGCGAATCCGTGCGACGGGCGGGAGGCGTTGCAGGCGTTGCGGGTCGCGGAGGCGTGCGAGGTGTCGCGGCGGGAGCACCGGCCGGTGAATCTGGGGGAGATCGCGGGCGGGCGGGAGTAG
- a CDS encoding DEAD/DEAH box helicase, whose translation MRDMAVPEVDTTLPARTATAARTSVPVRLAAVFLPAPLPRHGRFAFWDPAGGGPPPDPTEDLTVVRPHGSGARRSTVPAVRLTVGEALPLLTRARRDPAAHPATACWGAAALHALRLIARGRLLPGLTTEGYDAWRAGPLDPDDIAHLRAVAAALPYEGHAVPLPGKGPLRLPEPESLMRSFLDAVADTLPRGPAAPYVSGKPFAAHTGQRLPHARDWAAEVAAGMDAGVRISLRLDLSAYDLFDDSEGAPRAGAAVVQVHSLADPTLVADAAALWAGDADTTFGPRARVDAALAVRRAARVWPPLERLSEQDVPDVLALSEDELSDLLGVAATRLGAAGVAVHWPRDLAHDLAARAEVRPAPGSATDGTGFFESEELLRFRWQLALGGDPLTEAEMDTLAEAHRPIVRLRDQWVLVDPALVRKARKRELGLLDPVDALSVALTGTAEVDGETVEAVPVGTLATLRDRLTAGIGTVDPPPGLHATLRDYQLRGLAWLDLMTSLGLGGCLADDMGLGKTITVIALHLRRARPAPTLVVCPASLLGNWQREITRFAPGVPVRRFHGPDRTLDGLHDTEGGGFVLTTYGTMRSTAAHLAEQDWGMVVADEAQHVKNPFSATAKALRTIPTPARVALTGTPVENNLSELWALLDWTTPGLLGPLKSFRARHARAVENGENPGHDEAVARLARLVRPFLLRRKKSDPGIVPELPPKTETDHPVPLTREQAALYEAVVRESLLAIETAEGIARRGLVLKLLGALKQICDHPALYLKEEPGTATGDRFAARSGKLALLDELVDTLLSEDGSALVFTQYVGMARLITAHLAARAVPVELLHGGTPVKDREHMVDRFQSGATPVLVLSLKAAGTGLNLTRAGHVVHFDRWWNPAVEEQATDRAYRIGQTQPVQVHRLITEGTIEDRIAEMLESKRALSDAVLGSGETALTELTDRELTDLVSLRRPG comes from the coding sequence ATGCGGGACATGGCTGTACCCGAGGTCGACACGACCCTGCCCGCGCGGACGGCCACCGCCGCGCGGACCTCCGTCCCCGTCCGGCTGGCCGCCGTCTTCCTCCCGGCCCCACTGCCCCGGCACGGCCGGTTCGCGTTCTGGGACCCGGCGGGCGGCGGCCCGCCCCCCGACCCCACCGAGGACCTCACGGTCGTACGACCGCACGGCTCCGGAGCCCGCCGGAGCACCGTCCCCGCCGTCCGCCTCACCGTCGGCGAAGCCCTCCCCCTGCTCACCCGCGCCCGGCGCGACCCCGCCGCCCATCCCGCCACGGCCTGCTGGGGCGCCGCCGCCCTGCACGCGCTGCGGCTGATCGCCCGAGGCCGGCTGCTGCCGGGACTGACCACCGAGGGGTACGACGCCTGGCGCGCGGGACCGCTCGACCCGGACGACATCGCCCACCTCAGGGCCGTCGCCGCGGCCCTGCCGTACGAGGGCCATGCCGTGCCCCTGCCCGGCAAGGGGCCGCTCAGGCTGCCCGAGCCCGAGTCGCTGATGCGGTCCTTCCTGGACGCGGTCGCCGACACCCTGCCACGCGGCCCGGCCGCGCCGTACGTCTCCGGGAAACCCTTCGCCGCGCACACCGGACAGCGGCTCCCGCACGCACGCGACTGGGCGGCCGAGGTCGCCGCCGGCATGGACGCGGGCGTCCGGATCTCCCTGCGCCTGGACCTGTCGGCGTACGACCTCTTCGACGACAGCGAAGGCGCCCCGCGCGCGGGCGCCGCCGTCGTCCAGGTGCACAGCCTCGCCGACCCCACCCTCGTCGCCGACGCGGCGGCGCTGTGGGCGGGGGACGCGGACACGACGTTCGGGCCCCGCGCCCGCGTCGACGCAGCCCTCGCCGTGCGCCGCGCGGCCCGCGTCTGGCCGCCCCTGGAGCGGCTCTCCGAGCAGGACGTACCCGACGTCCTCGCCCTCTCCGAGGACGAGCTGTCCGATCTGCTGGGCGTCGCCGCGACCCGCCTCGGCGCGGCCGGAGTCGCGGTCCACTGGCCCCGGGACCTGGCCCACGACCTCGCCGCCCGCGCGGAGGTACGCCCCGCGCCCGGCTCCGCCACGGACGGCACCGGCTTCTTCGAGAGCGAGGAACTGCTGCGTTTCCGCTGGCAGTTGGCGCTCGGCGGCGACCCGCTCACCGAGGCCGAGATGGACACCCTCGCCGAGGCCCACCGCCCGATCGTCCGGCTGCGCGACCAGTGGGTCCTCGTCGACCCGGCCCTCGTCCGCAAGGCCCGCAAACGCGAACTGGGCCTGCTCGACCCGGTGGACGCCCTCTCGGTGGCCCTCACCGGCACCGCCGAGGTCGACGGCGAGACGGTGGAGGCGGTGCCGGTGGGCACGCTGGCGACCCTGCGGGACCGCCTGACCGCCGGGATCGGCACCGTGGACCCGCCCCCGGGCCTCCACGCCACCCTCCGCGACTACCAACTCCGGGGCCTGGCCTGGCTGGACCTCATGACCTCCCTCGGCCTCGGCGGCTGCCTCGCCGACGACATGGGCCTCGGCAAGACGATCACCGTCATCGCCCTGCATCTGCGCCGCGCCCGCCCCGCACCCACCCTCGTCGTCTGCCCCGCCTCCCTGCTCGGCAACTGGCAGCGCGAGATCACCCGCTTCGCCCCCGGAGTCCCCGTCCGCCGCTTCCACGGCCCCGACCGCACCCTCGACGGCCTCCACGACACCGAGGGCGGCGGCTTCGTCCTCACCACCTACGGCACCATGCGCTCGACCGCCGCCCACCTCGCCGAGCAGGACTGGGGCATGGTCGTCGCCGACGAGGCCCAGCACGTCAAGAACCCCTTCTCGGCGACGGCGAAGGCTCTGCGCACCATCCCGACGCCCGCGCGCGTGGCCCTGACCGGCACCCCCGTCGAGAACAACCTCTCGGAGCTCTGGGCCCTCCTCGACTGGACCACCCCCGGGCTCCTCGGCCCCCTGAAGTCCTTCCGCGCCCGGCACGCCCGCGCCGTGGAGAACGGCGAGAACCCCGGCCACGACGAGGCCGTGGCCCGCCTCGCCCGCCTGGTCCGCCCCTTCCTCCTGCGCCGCAAGAAGTCCGACCCGGGCATCGTCCCCGAGCTCCCGCCCAAGACCGAGACCGACCACCCCGTCCCCCTCACCCGCGAACAGGCCGCCCTGTACGAGGCCGTGGTCCGCGAATCGCTGCTCGCCATCGAGACGGCCGAGGGCATCGCCCGCCGGGGCCTGGTCCTGAAACTCCTGGGCGCCCTGAAGCAGATCTGCGACCACCCGGCGCTCTATCTCAAGGAGGAGCCGGGCACCGCCACCGGCGACCGGTTCGCCGCCCGCTCCGGCAAACTGGCCCTGCTGGACGAGCTGGTGGACACCCTGCTCTCCGAGGACGGCTCCGCGCTGGTCTTCACCCAGTACGTCGGCATGGCCCGGCTGATCACCGCGCACCTCGCCGCCCGCGCGGTCCCCGTCGAGCTGCTGCACGGCGGTACGCCGGTCAAGGACCGCGAACACATGGTGGACCGCTTCCAGAGCGGGGCGACACCGGTCCTCGTCCTGTCCCTGAAGGCGGCGGGCACCGGCCTCAACCTCACCCGCGCGGGCCATGTCGTCCACTTCGACCGCTGGTGGAACCCGGCCGTCGAGGAGCAGGCCACCGACCGCGCCTACCGCATCGGCCAGACCCAGCCCGTCCAGGTCCACCGCCTCATCACCGAAGGCACCATCGAGGACCGCATCGCCGAGATGCTGGAGTCCAAGCGCGCCCTCTCCGACGCCGTCCTCGGCTCCGGCGAGACCGCCCTCACCGAACTGACCGACCGCGAACTGACCGACCTGGTCTCCCTGCGGAGGCCGGGGTGA
- a CDS encoding SWIM zinc finger family protein has protein sequence MTAGAEGARERAEKAERTGDETAAVEPQPGTRSTDGPGNADGPDPAAGTRPADIARRALRAARDRDRYGAEAVDHQGPDPAPEAEEPRPDGASGDRPAPSTASRTAPRAPARPGDRAREALRRATDRSPAEPAVPGESGHDAGSDPAVRADEGGRPAARPGDIAREALRAARDAAVRARGEAEDTHTDAETTRAETADREGRTSRRTTTGRDRSTGRHSAAGARARELRELLADAFKLPPDEPEREPQPDRAPDHDLAPTPDPAPDETGTTPRVPRTMAAPSRDGELRRTFRPFPPRPSTGEPFAGSWWGNAWVTALEEGALDSARLARGRVYADKGHVDAITVTPGLVLAYVHGSRPRPYRVQLSLRTLDDDAWDRFLDAAADHPGHIAALLDKELPHALSDPAGEPGVRLLPGPGELEPRCSCPDFGHPCKHAAALCYQTARLLDEDPFVLLLLRGRGERELIDALSRRNAARAARAAQTREPAPLPGVLARDALAPRTLPPLPAPSPPPPHPQQPPVYPGAPGGPDPFALDQLATDAAARAHALLTTGRDAVAELTLWQDAVRLAAARPGSGLTATTRALYSSLAAATGRTPADLARAVAAWRQGGLEGLAVLEEPWDPPAGRFDRARPLLLAADLPAFRPRRNHLTHPHGHLQLRLGRDGLWYAYESEPGHDDWWPRGTPDLDPVGALTGLGTADD, from the coding sequence GTGACCGCGGGCGCGGAGGGTGCGCGAGAGCGCGCGGAGAAGGCCGAGCGGACCGGCGACGAGACGGCGGCCGTCGAGCCGCAGCCCGGGACGAGGAGCACGGACGGGCCCGGGAACGCGGACGGGCCGGACCCCGCTGCCGGGACACGGCCCGCCGACATCGCCCGCCGGGCACTGCGAGCCGCCCGGGACCGGGACCGGTACGGCGCCGAGGCCGTCGACCACCAGGGGCCGGACCCCGCGCCGGAAGCCGAGGAGCCGAGGCCGGACGGGGCATCCGGCGACAGACCTGCCCCTTCGACCGCTTCCCGGACCGCCCCTCGGGCCCCCGCTCGGCCCGGCGACAGGGCGCGGGAGGCATTGCGCAGAGCCACGGACCGGTCCCCCGCCGAGCCCGCCGTGCCCGGGGAGTCCGGGCACGATGCCGGGTCCGACCCCGCCGTCCGGGCCGACGAGGGAGGCAGGCCCGCCGCGCGCCCCGGCGACATCGCCCGCGAGGCCTTGCGAGCCGCGCGCGACGCGGCCGTGCGGGCCCGGGGCGAGGCGGAGGACACGCACACCGACGCGGAGACCACGCGTGCCGAGACCGCCGACCGGGAAGGCCGCACTTCCCGACGGACGACGACGGGACGGGACCGGAGCACCGGACGGCACTCCGCCGCAGGAGCCCGTGCCCGCGAGCTACGCGAACTGCTCGCCGACGCCTTCAAGTTGCCCCCCGACGAGCCGGAGCGGGAACCGCAACCCGACCGCGCCCCGGACCACGACCTCGCCCCCACCCCCGACCCCGCCCCCGACGAGACCGGCACCACCCCCCGCGTCCCCCGCACGATGGCCGCCCCGTCCCGGGACGGCGAACTGCGGCGTACGTTCCGCCCGTTCCCGCCGCGCCCCTCCACCGGGGAGCCCTTCGCGGGGAGTTGGTGGGGCAACGCCTGGGTGACGGCGCTGGAGGAGGGCGCGCTGGACTCGGCACGGCTGGCACGTGGGCGGGTCTACGCCGACAAGGGGCACGTGGACGCGATCACCGTCACCCCTGGCCTGGTGCTAGCGTACGTACACGGAAGCAGACCACGGCCGTACCGGGTGCAACTGAGCCTGCGCACCCTGGACGACGACGCATGGGACCGCTTCCTGGACGCGGCGGCGGACCACCCGGGCCATATCGCCGCCCTGCTGGACAAGGAACTGCCGCACGCCCTCTCCGACCCCGCGGGCGAGCCGGGCGTGCGCCTGCTGCCCGGCCCCGGAGAGCTGGAACCCCGGTGCAGCTGCCCCGACTTCGGACACCCCTGCAAGCACGCGGCGGCGCTCTGCTACCAGACGGCGCGCTTGCTGGACGAGGACCCGTTCGTGCTGTTGCTGCTGCGGGGCCGGGGCGAGCGGGAGCTGATCGACGCGCTGTCGCGGCGGAACGCGGCCCGCGCGGCGCGGGCCGCACAGACCCGGGAACCCGCCCCACTCCCCGGAGTCCTGGCCCGCGACGCCCTCGCCCCACGCACCCTCCCGCCGCTGCCCGCCCCGTCGCCCCCGCCGCCGCACCCGCAGCAGCCCCCGGTGTACCCGGGCGCGCCCGGCGGCCCGGACCCGTTCGCGTTGGACCAGCTGGCCACGGACGCCGCCGCCCGAGCCCACGCGCTGCTCACCACGGGGCGCGACGCGGTGGCCGAACTGACGCTGTGGCAGGACGCGGTACGCCTCGCCGCGGCCCGCCCCGGCTCCGGTCTCACCGCCACCACCCGCGCCCTCTACTCCTCCCTGGCCGCCGCCACCGGACGCACCCCCGCCGACCTGGCCCGCGCGGTCGCCGCCTGGCGCCAGGGCGGACTCGAAGGCCTGGCCGTCCTGGAGGAGCCCTGGGACCCGCCGGCCGGCCGCTTCGACCGCGCCCGCCCCCTGCTCCTCGCCGCCGACCTCCCTGCCTTCCGCCCCCGCCGCAACCACCTCACCCACCCCCACGGCCACCTCCAACTCCGCCTCGGCCGCGACGGCCTCTGGTACGCCTACGAGTCCGAACCGGGCCACGACGACTGGTGGCCCAGAGGCACCCCGGACCTCGACCCGGTCGGCGCCCTGACGGGCCTGGGCACCGCTGACGACTGA
- a CDS encoding GntR family transcriptional regulator — MSLQLSVDRSSPVPLYFQLSQQLEAAIEHGELTPGSLLGNEIELAARLGLSRPTVRQAIQSLVDKGLLVRRRGVGTQVVHSQVKRPLELSSLYDDLEAAGQRPATRVLANTTVAASAEVAAALAVAEGGEVHRIERLRLAHGEPMAYLCNYLPADLLDLDSPQLEATGLYRLMRTAGITLHSARQTIGARSATPEEADRLGEPEHAPLLTMQRTTFDDTGRAVEYGTHIYRASRYSFDFQLLVRA, encoded by the coding sequence GTGTCGCTCCAGCTCAGCGTCGACCGCAGCAGTCCGGTCCCGCTCTACTTCCAGCTGTCCCAGCAGCTGGAGGCCGCGATCGAGCACGGCGAGCTGACCCCGGGCAGTCTGCTGGGCAACGAGATCGAACTCGCCGCACGCCTCGGCCTGTCCCGCCCGACCGTCCGCCAGGCCATCCAGTCCCTCGTCGACAAGGGCCTGCTCGTACGCCGCCGAGGTGTGGGCACCCAGGTCGTCCACAGCCAGGTCAAACGCCCCCTGGAACTGAGCAGCCTCTACGACGACCTGGAGGCCGCGGGCCAGCGTCCGGCCACCCGTGTCCTGGCCAACACCACCGTCGCGGCCTCCGCCGAGGTCGCCGCCGCACTCGCCGTCGCGGAGGGCGGCGAAGTCCACCGGATCGAGCGACTCCGTCTGGCCCACGGCGAGCCCATGGCCTACCTCTGCAACTACCTCCCCGCCGACCTCCTCGACCTCGACTCCCCCCAGCTGGAGGCCACCGGCCTCTACCGCCTCATGCGCACCGCAGGCATCACCCTGCACAGCGCCCGCCAGACCATCGGCGCCAGATCCGCCACCCCGGAGGAGGCCGACCGCCTGGGAGAGCCGGAGCACGCCCCGCTGCTGACCATGCAGCGCACCACGTTCGACGACACCGGCCGCGCCGTCGAATACGGCACCCACATCTACCGGGCGTCGCGTTACTCGTTCGACTTCCAGCTGCTGGTGAGGGCGTAG
- a CDS encoding sugar kinase, protein MTASVPHQGSSPEEPERPAEDRRHRIRRRAITLSIIVLLIGVPAGYLVISANQSRDSGKDKEEKYSATGLTAHWPSRVQQRLYQVPIPPYSKHVAYYETNNWKTSRLYVQFYTSNEGLESFLNQIGAATGDLKQDKMAVNARDRGIVGWDFTGSGPWYGLVNHQKNPAPTHDIVVNRTNPDHPMVYVVSRTVP, encoded by the coding sequence GTGACCGCCTCGGTGCCGCACCAGGGCTCCTCACCCGAGGAGCCGGAGCGGCCCGCCGAGGACCGCCGGCACCGCATCCGCCGCCGGGCGATCACCCTGTCGATCATCGTGCTGCTCATCGGCGTACCCGCCGGCTACCTGGTGATCTCCGCCAACCAGAGCCGCGACAGCGGCAAGGACAAGGAGGAGAAGTACTCGGCGACCGGCCTCACCGCCCACTGGCCCTCCCGGGTCCAGCAGCGCCTCTACCAGGTGCCGATCCCGCCGTACTCCAAGCACGTCGCGTACTACGAGACGAACAACTGGAAGACCAGCCGTCTCTATGTGCAGTTCTATACGAGCAACGAGGGCCTGGAGAGCTTCCTCAACCAGATCGGCGCCGCCACGGGCGATCTGAAGCAGGACAAGATGGCCGTCAACGCCCGTGACCGGGGGATCGTCGGCTGGGACTTCACCGGCTCCGGCCCCTGGTACGGCCTCGTCAACCACCAGAAGAACCCCGCCCCCACCCATGACATCGTGGTGAACCGGACGAACCCGGACCATCCGATGGTGTACGTGGTGTCACGGACAGTGCCCTGA